One genomic segment of Bradyrhizobium diazoefficiens includes these proteins:
- a CDS encoding MgtC/SapB family protein, whose product MRFLTTFQLADFADTLISLLTAFVLGTLIGAERQYRQRTAGLRTNVLVAVGAAAFVDLAMHLTGADGAVRVISYVVSGIGFLGAGVIMKQGMDVRGLNTAATLWASAAVGSCAGADMVAQAVALTVFVIAGNTLLRPLVNAINRVPLNEKASEATYYFKLAVAPDALPDMRDRLVDKLEAAQYLVADVEVAEIGEDNLEIVAKLVASAVDPNELNAVATDLQHLPGVRHATWEVSTTE is encoded by the coding sequence ATGCGGTTTCTGACCACATTCCAGCTTGCCGACTTCGCGGACACGCTGATCAGCCTGCTCACGGCTTTCGTGCTGGGCACGCTGATCGGCGCCGAGCGGCAGTACCGGCAGCGCACCGCCGGCCTGCGCACCAACGTGCTGGTCGCGGTCGGCGCCGCTGCCTTTGTCGATCTCGCCATGCACCTGACCGGCGCTGACGGAGCGGTGCGGGTGATCTCCTACGTCGTCTCCGGCATCGGCTTCTTAGGGGCCGGCGTCATCATGAAGCAGGGTATGGACGTGCGCGGACTCAACACCGCGGCGACGCTGTGGGCCTCGGCCGCGGTCGGCTCCTGCGCAGGCGCCGACATGGTCGCGCAGGCCGTTGCCCTGACCGTGTTCGTTATCGCCGGCAACACGCTGCTGCGTCCGCTGGTCAACGCCATCAACCGCGTCCCGCTGAACGAGAAGGCGTCGGAAGCGACCTACTATTTCAAGCTTGCGGTCGCCCCCGACGCCTTGCCCGACATGCGCGACCGTCTTGTCGACAAGCTCGAGGCCGCGCAATATCTGGTGGCCGATGTCGAGGTCGCCGAGATCGGCGAGGACAATCTGGAAATCGTCGCAAAGCTGGTCGCAAGCGCGGTCGACCCGAACGAGCTCAACGCGGTGGCGACCGATCTCCAGCACCTCCCGGGCGTGCGCCACGCGACCTGGGAAGTCAGCACGACGGAGTGA